The window ATATTTACCTTTTGACTCGGAACttaaaaatttacttttaaaaaaactagaaaaataaacttaatttgtataaatattttaaacttttctTGTACATACAAAAggtaaataaagaaaaattaactcaatcatatataaatggtttagtttatttttatcgGTTTCAAATCCTGCTAAATATAGAAGGTATTGTAGGAAAATTTAAGATCAGGCCCCAAAAAATTAGTGGCTCGCTTAAGCCCCAAAAAATAATTATGGATTTatggataaaaataatttttgaaaaataaacgAACACagattaaaatatcaaatcGAATGTATCATAGATATCACGTCCGACAAATAAAGGTATCATATGAATCAAGAAACGCCTAAACTTTCGCTCTATAACTTGTTTGTATCCGTTAAGTTAATGAGGGGCCTCTTTAGTCTTTAGCCTATTCATTTATCGGATTTATTACAACTAGATCGAACTCTATAAGCACCTATATTTTAAGCTTTCAACTCCAATGAATGACATCACTGACATGAACGTTCGAGATATATATTAGAAAGTGTAGTGTGTTGGTGATTGCCATGGCACATTTGTTGTCCTATTTTGCCTTTAAAACATGTCAACAATAAACTAAACTTATTTGTTTTGTGGGAAAGCAATTCCCATTATAGCTCAATGGTTAAGCATCAGTTTTACATGCTTTAGGTCTCAAGTTCAAGACATGAGAAAGTCATTTTAAGGAGTTTTCACAAAGTCCTCCAGTGAaacaggtttgagtcctgcagagggggcagagttttatcccaattaaatgttatGCCTTTGGGCGGTTTAGTTGAGAGTTTCTCCTCCTAATAGGTATTAAGGATGAAGGGGATCTCTAGCGCGgatccggttaaaacaacgtaagctagatcccctgttgcgagcaaccttttaaaaaaaaaattgtttcgtGGGAAAACAGAAAACTATTAAATAGACAAAGTTAGCAACCTTGTTTGACAACGAAATCTGAGGATGAAAGAAGATTATTTAGTACTTATTTTTTAGATAAAGATTACTTATTAGTCAAAGTTAAgaattaaaatgtaaatttatttttttaatattgacatttgattttaattcaatggttaATGATGTTTCAGTCTAAGTTGATACAATGTCAAAGAATTTCAATCGTTCTTTTTTccctatatatttttttagccaGATATACTAGTCTTGTTTCAATTTTGTTatgttattttgaaaatttttttttatcttttaagccaaaaaccttttttaaggcaattttaagtttttatttttgttccttttattatttgtatagtcAAAAGTAAAGTATTTAGTGTCcagttgttaaataaaaaaaaatggtaattgAGAGAGAACCACTTAGCCCTTTGGGTTCCATGTCACACCACCGCATATTAGCATCCCGGTGACTTCCCCAAGGAGTAGGTGAGAATAAAGAATACTGGGTGACTCATAGATCCCTTATGAAGAGGACGGTGATATAAATTTGTGTTGCTTATGaagtttataacttttataaattttttgtaattgaaattttaactaattaatactCATTACTTTTAATGTAATACAAGTTTCTATTTGTTGGTATTTTAATAATGCATAAATTTAGTAGCATTTTTACAGATTATACATGCTAGCTAACCAAGCCAAttctaactattttctaaactttattTATGTGTAAGATTTTATTATGTGATTAGATATTTTTGATATTGTATCCgggtttgaatttttttttattgatataaacataaacaaactaaTGGTTATAGAAATGGCCTGTCAATGAAAATATTCTCAAACCACCCCAAGATTTGAGATCTTAAGTAATACTTGTAAAAGATATGATCCTAATTAAATTGATATGTTAATCTAAActtaaactttttaatattataacaaAACTTTGGAAAGTATCTACTTTTATTATCTCGTGATATTTTTACCATACTTGACCTcaaatcttaatcttaaattATTACTCTAATATTTTTTCCTAAACTGTTGACACATcttgaagaaaaagaaaccgAACATAAAAAAATCCAACCTAAACCATCTTGAAGAACAAGAAAGGGCAAAACTGTAAAATCAACCACATAAACCGCCTCAAAATGACCCGATTCTATACGAGATGCCAGATTCGGTGGGCGATAAAACCTATGTCTCCTACTATAAAACCCCCACTCATTTTCTCTTGATAGTATTATATacaaaaatctatatctatatattttctcTCCAAAAAACTTCAATTTTATTTTCAGATCTCAACAACCATGTCTTGCTACAGAGGAAAGTATGCTGGTATAATTTCTCAtcatccttcttcttcttcatatgcatatatacacatatatctatatacttgATTTCAGTTATTTGATCTGCTATGTCTATCTGCAGTTGGATTTTTTGATGTTTAGATCTAtgattttttatgttattttgatATGATCTATGCTGTGaagttgttaaatttattgtaatttaagttaattattcCATACTGAATCACTTCAAAACATTTTCTCtaactatatatttgtttttttttttgcttatataaaaataaaaaaattatttaatcaGTGTTTAGTGTGATCAAATGATCTTTTTAATACAGATCTGATATGAATTTTGAATTTAAACTATTTAGATGAAAGAAGAAAATACTTGACCTTATTTTAATCaggttaatttttgtttattctgATTTTTTGGACAACTATATAGATAGTTTCTGATTGCAGTTATGTtagtttgagttcaatttgtattgagttaaatgaaaatttcaatttttatcaACTGCTTTAGATTTTCATGTgtgtaaaataataattaaaaatttgatcTATAGGTTTTGTAATATTAGGATATATAGTATTCTGAATATATGAATCTGATTGGAATCTGAACTTATATTTGATCATCAATAATATAGTAATATGATCTCTATGTGCACATTGATTTTCTGTAACTAGTTTTATCAATGTTTCATACAGTATTAAATGGTAATAGTTGTGGATTAAAATGCTATTTGTATGACAATTATGTTCCTTCAGGCACATCACTTGATTTTAtcttgttttgatatatatctaAATCTGCATGTggatgtattttattttgcttttgtaAAGTCAATCTGTTGATCTTTGTAAATGTGGACTTAGCGttgtaacaattgctttgaGGACATAGACAGCTGAATTTTTATTTTGGAAACAGTTTCACTATGAAACaccttaaaacttttaatttggtTTAGGAATTAGCTTGAAACATTTGTTCGGTTTTGTGTGTTTTATTCTGATCAGACAGTTTGTAAATATTATGTGAACTGTTTAATTGTTGATCATTTAAATAAACATGTTTATAACTATTGGGAAACTGTTTTGATTCTTATCAGATGAACTAATTGCCAATGCTGCTTACATTGGTACCCCTGGTAAGGGTATTCTCGCTGCTGATGAGTCGACTGGCACAATTGGAAAACGTCTATCCAGCATTAACGTTGAGAATGTCGAGTCAAACAGGAGGGCACTCCGTGAGCTTCTTTTCTGCACTCCTGGTGCCCTTCAGTACCTTAGCGGAGTTATCCTTTTTGAGGAAACTCTATACCAGAAGACTGCTGCAGGTACCATATCATATAATTCGAAGCTAATTTGATTGTCTTATTGGTCATTTTACAGGTGTTGCAATTTGttaacttaaaatttcaagCTACTTGTATGTTTAACAATCTGATATAAACTAGAATGTTGTTCTTACCCTTTTAACCAGTAAAATCATCATAGAAATATTGCAGTTAGTGGGCAAAACAAAGTAGTGCACATGTATCAGTTAATTGGATAGACATTTTGGTGTGTGTTTTTCACAAATTTACCTCTACATTAGTGCTATAGTAGGATTTTGTAAATTGTTTTATTGAACTAATGTACACGGTTACATTTCTTTTTGAAGCATTTGACTCCGTTTGTATAATTTCTATTGGAACAGTGTATGTAATGATACTAACAGGTGTTAgtaaatctttattttatgtttatcttCAATTGCTAATTCTTGTAGAGTTCTGataataattaaatgattgcaGGTAAGCCGTTTGTTGATGTCATGAAGGAAGCTGGAGTCCTTCCCGGTATCAAGGTTGATAAGGGTACCGTTGAGCTTGCTGGAACCAATGGTGAGACCACTACCCAGGGTCTTGATGGTCTAGCCCAGCGATGTGCTCAGTACTATACTGCTGGTGCTCGGTTTGCCAAGTGGCGTGCAGTCCTAAAGATTGGTCCTAACGAGCCATCCCAGCTTGCAATCAATGAGAATGCTAACGGGTTGGCCCGTTATGCCATCATCTGCCAGGAGAATGGTTTGGTCCCAATTGTTGAACCTGAGATCCTTGTTGATGGACCCCATGACATCAACAAGTGTGCTGATGTGACTGAGCGTGTTCTAGCTGCATGCTACAAAGCTCTGAACGATCACCATGTGCTTCTTGAGGGTACCCTTTTGAAACCCAACATGGTCACACCTGGGTCTGATGCCAAGAAGGTTGCACCAGAAGTAGTAGCCGAGTACACAGTCAAGGCTCTGCAACGAACCATGCCACCAGCTGTCCCAGCTGTTGTTTTCTTGTCTGGTGGTCAGAGTGAAGAGGAGGCTACTGTTAACCTCAATGCCATGAACCAATACAAGGGGAAGAAGCCATGGAGCCTGTCTTTCTCTTTTGGACGTGCCCTACAACAAAGTACCCTCAAGGCTTGGGCTGGAAAGGAAGAGAACGTTAAGAAGGCTCAGGATGCGTTTCTTACCAGGTGCAAGGCCAACTCTGAGGCTACTCTCGGAAAGTATCAGGGAGGTTCAGGTTTGAGCGAAGGTGCATCTGAAAGCCTCCACGTCAAGGACTACAAATACTAAGCTGCTGCCGGTTGGTCTATTTGCTTACGGTTactattttttgtgtttttaaatgACAGTTTTGTCTGATTGAGGTGGTTTTGGACCTATTTCTATGCTgcgttttattttaaaactgacTGATCCAAGTAGGATATGGTTAcaataaatatgataaaaacATCGGCGGCTTTAAGGTTTGATTTATATTATGAATATGAATGGTTTAGTTTTCcatatttgtgtttgtttttatcCATCCTTTTTGGCAATTTGAAGTTTTTCTTCACACAACTGAGCCATCTGAGGTCAGGTAGTAATGATTTGTGAATTGATGCTTTAGTTTTGAGGTTAGCATTTGTGATTGAATTTATAGTtggttgtttttatattatcttgTTGCTTATTAGTTAATAAGTTCCAAAATTGGGTAATAGCACCTGGCTGTGGGTTTTTTCCCGAACGGCTGATGAAAGTTGTTAAGAACGGGTCTAAAAGGGTTCAGAGGTTCCTGAATGTTTACTTTTCATCGAAGTGCTTTTTAGCCTTATGGTTATTTGTTTGTGTTACTCTTATCAAAAAGTGCTTTTTTTGGGTGCTTTTCTACTTGTTTCGTGTGTGTATTTGTCCTGTTATGCTTGGAAAAGCTAAATCTGTGCGTCTAAAAAAATCAGGCGGAAAGATAAATATCTTTTCTCGAAAGTAAGTGGTGTTATTTTGTTTTGGCTTTAAACCAGTGAGTGTttgccaacaaaaataagataatCGAAAGTTTACTTTTCTGTTTCATTTTCTACAATTCTGTTCCCTTTCAGATGGACTTTTTGAATGCATTGTTGATCaatttacgtttttttttttcatttttctaccAAATTTTAGAGTCAcaccaaaatattacatacaAACTATCTCGACACCATTAACAAGCCAACTATTACAATCAATAGCATCCACCACAGTTATAATATTTCCTTTATGTCGCTTAACAATGTTGTATTGGAGACATTTCTACCAATTACTAAGCCATATGTTTCAACCATACCTTTATCAAACTTTGAAGTGAGTCATAGTAATTAACAAACATACAATGTCTTAAGTCTTGACCTTCAAAATATGATTGTAAAAAGATTACATCACTCTATCTTATACAACTGACTCTAGTAACACACTGttagtaaataataaatattgatTGCGTGGATGCAGAAAGATCTCTGAAAAGGTTTGCGAGACTACTACTGAACCACCTCACCTCTATTAATATGTAACCAGTTAACCAAACAGTTGAATAATGCCGAGTTATATAATCAAAAATCACTTTAGTCCAACTTGAGGTAAAATCTAGACACTTATATTTACAGATATCCATTTGACTTGTGTAAAGATACAAGAAGACCCGGAATTCATTCACAATTAAGTTGGTCAAATTGTCCATGAACTCCTGACATGAAAATACGTCATGGCTTTAACATATGATGATTTGTGTTCTCATGGTACCAAAGTAGGAAGGCGCAAAACGTTGTGTTGTTTGGAGTCGCACTTATTGAAACCTTGGCATGCAATGAGGTGACACAACGGCATAGACACCACCCAAAGTTATAACATCATAAATGATCATTGGGATGGCATGGTTACACTTACAAATCATAGGCCAATTGCTTCTTACACTTACAAATACAGAGGTTGTGTTCATAGGCCACTTGCTTCAGAATTAGCATGTAAAGTATTGGGAACCTTGCAAGATTGCATCCTGAGAGCACAGCGGTCTTGGGAACACCGTCTTTGTATACATACATGATCTGCATGTCTTTCAAAATGAACTACTGTTAGGAACATCAAGGTAATCAATGATTACTAATCATGTATGTCCGACAGCACATTCACGTATACAGGGGAAAACCAACATAAGATTATGTCGaccattttgttttttcaagATCCATAGCCATTCATTAATTTTGTGCAAGAGAATGAAACGGTGCTCAATGATACTTCTGATAAACTAGGAATTGACGATTGACGTGGAATGCTGAAATACTTTCTCAAGTAAATTTGAAAAGTCATCTCTCATGCATCATTTTGTTCATCGAGTGCTTAAAAACACAACAATGACAAACGAACTTGCATAATGTTACTCTTTTGAAGGTTTTAAACTATTGGGAAGCTGCAGGAGTAGTTGCAGCTCCTAAGGGACGAAATCAAGAACATTAACACAAATTCTTTGCTTTGTGTAATATCAAGTCATTGTTCAGTTGCTTAAAACTAATCATTTGGGcattttgatatatttgaagcttaataatgacatttttgatatatagttatttagttgggtatatatgataaTTTGTAACTTGATAttggtatatatgaaatttttccATTTATTGAAAACCAAGAAGGCATAATATGGTGAGTTATTTTAGGATCAATTAGGAccacatcataatcatcattaccgaccaccaccaccaccaccatgatcatctccgaccaaaaACATGATCCTCCGGCTCCGGCGACCACCGCCGTCTCCGGAAAATCATGTTTCAGTtgtatataacttacacatgtgtaagttaacttaaaaatgattttcCGGTGGTCCCCGTctccggaaaatcatggtggtggtcggagatgatggtggtggtgtgtaagttacaaaaaacacatgtcctaattggtcctaaaataaggagtggTCCTAAGATAACTTTCACCTAGCCCGAACGACTAACGGTTATCACCAAGAACTTTACCATGATCTTTGGTGGTCTCAAAAAGAAAGGAAACATGACAAATATGGCTTGACCTAGACTACCACGACCCTCACAAAGAAAGACTAAGTCACCCGTTGATAACCTACCGGGTTTGAACAACATAAACAACTCGGGCCAACTAACCTAAGCCCATTATTGGACCTGAAACAAACCAAATAAAAACCTGACACAATAAACTCGAAAGCTCCTCCCCTGAGTCCTGACACAGCCTTCTTGTTTAATTCCCAACACTCCCATGCTTTCTCGAGCTAGAACAAACACTTCTTTCAGTGGCTTTGTCATGCAATCAGCAAGCCGTTCTTTGGTTCCTCAAAACTACAGATCAATCATCTTCTGTTCCACCAATTCTCCAAGATAATGATAACGAGCATCTCGTCGGTCGATGCATAACAGGGTTCTTCGAGAATTTAATGGAGAGGCGTTGTCACACAGTATATGAACAGCTGTGGGTACCTCATCTTCTAGATAATTCATGTTTCATGGATGAGAGTGTCACAATGTCTTGCTTCCTCGAACAGCCGTGCTTCAGTGGCTTCAGCAACCGGGCCACAGATTCCATTAGTAGTGGCTTCTCTCCCTTTTCATGTTCAGGATCCACAGTAGCCATCAGCAGTAACTCCTCTACCTCTTCATATGCTGCCTAATTAACCGTTTTCTCATCACCGGGGAATTCATACTGGAAGTGCCCCAATTTCTTGCATTTGTAATATTCGAATTCCGACTTGTCAAATTGACCACACCCACATCCTCTACCACGTCCACGTCCATGTCCATAGGACTGTTCTTGCTCAATCTTAAGTACTGTGTACTTGCGAACCAGCTTCTGCTCATGTACAAGGAGAGAGCTCTGTAGCTCATCCACCGATAGGGTGCATAAGTTTCTTCAATAGATTTTCTTCATAGTTCTTTATCTGTGTGATTGTAGCATTCTCCTCCCTTGATTTAGCATACCCCTCCTCCATGACTCCTCAGTACTCTCTTGAACGCAGAAGGTTCTCCGTGACCATACTCCAGTGGACATAATCTGACTTGTTTCTTCAGCAATGGCCAGACTTTCACACTCAACTTATTAGCTCTCGATCTCCCAAGAAGGCATTATATGTATAACACTCAACAGAGTAACACTAATAATTATCACCACAATCTCTACCATGATCTTTGCTAACTTGATACATTTAGAAAGTTATTGATTATGACCTGGTTACAATTAAGTTATTTTCAGGCATTTTCACGAAACTGCTACTTGTCCTCTTTATCGGGTTTTTAGTGTTTGCTTATCAATCAATTAGTCCACCACCACCAGAGAAACTCAGACTTCCTGATCGACTTCCCATTACAACACCTAGAATCAAGCTTCGTGACGGAAGGCATTTGTCCTATAAAGAATATGGTGTGCCAAAAGAGTCGGCTAACTACAAAATAATATGGTGTGCGATGGCTTCAACTCTACATAAAAAAAGGTTTTCAACCATTATAAAGCAGCGGCAATTAACAGACTAACACTCAGATTGAACTGGAATTTATTAAATACCAAAGAAGGCATTATATAGCTTGAACAACTAACGGTTATCACCACGAACTTTACCAAGATCTCTGGTGACCTCGAAAAGAAAGGAAACATGACAAACATGACCTGACCTGGCCTAACACAACTCTCATAAAGAAAGACTAAGTCACCGGTTTATAACCTACCGGGCTTGGACAACATTAACAACTTCGGCCAACTAACCTTAGCCCGTTACTAAAACTGAAACAGAGTACCTAATGACCCAATAACTTCTCCCCTGGCATCAGTCTCCTTGTTTAATTTCCAGTACTCCCATGATTTCTCGAGCTTGAACAAACACTTCTTCTTTCAGTGGCTTTGTCATGCAATCAGCAAGCCGGTCTTTGGTGCCTCAAAACTCCAGCTGAATTATCTCCTGTTCCACCAATTCTCTAAGATAATGATAACGAACATCTACATGCTTCGTCCGGCGATGCATGACAGGGTTCTTTGAGAGTGTAATGAATGAGGTGTTGTCACACAGTATACGAACAGCCGTGGGTACCTCATCTTCTAGATCATTAAGCTGCCCTTTCAACCACACACAATGAGTCAATGACATGCACACAGTGTCTTGCTTCCTCAAACAGCCGGTGATTCAGTGGCTTCAGTAACCGGGCAATGTGGCACTTCATTTTCTAGTGTAGCAGGCCTGTCTGAACGGTTGGGGCTCATCTGACTGGGATACTTTAATGGGAGTTTGGTGAATATACACTTGTACTTCCTATCATCAAATTTAGTCCTGAATTGCGTTGGTATATGAACACAACCAATACAACCTAAGACTTTGAGGTGATCTAACTATGGTTTGACACCCGACCAGCATTCTTAAGGGACTTTGTCATCAGTACTTCTACTTAAGTACCTGTTCCATACATGGCAAGCCCAGTTTGACTGCCAGCTTCTTGCCATTACTCAGTTTGACAGTTTGGGAGAATTCCTTGTTAAGTTGTGTAAACCAGACTTCGTCTCACAAAGAAAGACTAAGTCACATAACCTACCAGGATTGGACAACATATACAACTTGGGCTAACTAACCTAAACCCATTATTGAAACTGAAAAAGAATACCTAATGACCCATTAAAAAACTGACCCTATAAACCCAATAAATAAAGCATCATGTAGATAGAATACAAAACAAAGTAACAGTTGAAATAAGAAATCAATACTTTAATGTCACTTAGGCAATTAGGGTCAGGAACATGTAAAGATTTGCTCCTTAGAAAACTTCCAGCTTTATCAAGGATACAGACtgaaataataatacaaaaataaggTAGCCATTTGAACCTTAAAAGATACCTCAATGCACTTAGTCCCCTGGTCTCGACACGGGCTCATCTCAAGATGTGAGAACGTGTAGTCAGCTTCTCTTGTTCGACTGCATTATTAGGATAACCTAATATATAGTCTGATCTTTATTAGAGTAACTTGATACAGTTTGATCTATATTAGGCTAACCTAATATATAGTTGGATCACATTGTTAAGAGGACACTGTGCATAATTCAGGTGCTTTTCTTCCTCTTATTCCTTTGAAGcgtaatttaattattgtgaTGAATTGATAAAAGATATATGAAATACTTATTTTCCTCtcgtttaatttatttaaacttcttttttacatttatttaactttttataacaaaaacctatataacaAAGAATCAAACTAAAAATTTCGAAGACTTAGCCCATACAAATACAAGCAAAACAGGTGTCAAGCGGTGGTGGTGATAATGGTTGTGTGATTATcattgtaaaagtaattaatgtaaagggaatagtatagttattttaagagcaGAAATATCTATATTACAAATATACCCGAGCAACGCACGGATATTGTACTAGTTATTGTCGTCTTTgagctttagctcaatggttgaaaaaCTATCCCCTTGTATGAGGTCTTTTGTTCAAGTCTTGGGAAGAACATTGGaattaagtccctttatgagagatcgacttgggtatacccaggttcaagtctgagggaacacaatttacccttattaattgtcgtgcctcttggcggattagtagggggtttcccATCGAGGAAGCTCTCTAgctcggttaagacaacatatgctaGACCTCCCATTGTCGAACCGCGAcacaaagtaaataaataatcttaataaaacaaaagtgGTACTGTACCATATAGGAGCGTTTACTGGTAGTAAAACTAAAGTAAAGTGGATGTTTGCCATTAAAAGGAAGTATTAGTTTGAA is drawn from Erigeron canadensis isolate Cc75 chromosome 9, C_canadensis_v1, whole genome shotgun sequence and contains these coding sequences:
- the LOC122581093 gene encoding fructose-bisphosphate aldolase 6, cytosolic, whose product is MSCYRGKYADELIANAAYIGTPGKGILAADESTGTIGKRLSSINVENVESNRRALRELLFCTPGALQYLSGVILFEETLYQKTAAGKPFVDVMKEAGVLPGIKVDKGTVELAGTNGETTTQGLDGLAQRCAQYYTAGARFAKWRAVLKIGPNEPSQLAINENANGLARYAIICQENGLVPIVEPEILVDGPHDINKCADVTERVLAACYKALNDHHVLLEGTLLKPNMVTPGSDAKKVAPEVVAEYTVKALQRTMPPAVPAVVFLSGGQSEEEATVNLNAMNQYKGKKPWSLSFSFGRALQQSTLKAWAGKEENVKKAQDAFLTRCKANSEATLGKYQGGSGLSEGASESLHVKDYKY